The DNA segment CTCGCAAGCGGTGGACGCCGGCGCGGGGGTTATGGTAGTCTCGCCGCCTACACCAAGGTCCGCTTGCATCGGAGAGCGCAAATATGTCGGCAATCAATCTCACCAACCAACTGCTGATTGCCATGCCGGCCTTGGCAGATCCGAATTTCCACCGCACGGTCGCCTATATCTGCGCTCACAACGACGAGGGCGCGATGGGGATCGTCATCAATCGCCCCCTGGGTTTGTCCCTGAAAGACGTGCTGCCCCAGATGGACCTGAAGCCCGCGAACGAAGCCGTGGGCAAGACCTTGATCTACGGGGGCGGCCCGGTGCAGACAGACCGCGGCTTCGTGCTGCACGAGCCGAAGAAATCATGGGATTCCTCCATAAAGATATCGGAGGACATCGGCATGACCACTTCCCGCGACATCCTGCAGGCGATCACCGAGGGCAGAGGGCCGCAACGCTCTCTTATCGCGCTGGGTTACGCGGGCTGGGACGCCGGCCAACTGGAGCAGGAGATCGGGGAAAACTCCTGGCTCAACGCGCCTTGCGACTCCAGCCTGATATTCAAGGCGCCCTCGGAGAAGCGCTGGGCCATGGCGGTAGAATCGCTGGGAATTGATATTGGAGAACTTTCCTTCCAGGCCGGGCACGCTTGAGAACGATCTCACTCTTCTGGGGCTGGACTATGGGCGCAAGAGAATCGGCGTAGCGGTAGGGCAGACGGTTACCCGCACGGCGAGCCCGCTGACTGTCCTGAACGTTGTAAAGAGGAGACCCGACTGGAATGCCTTGTCCCAGCTGATCCGGTCATGGCGCCCGGATGCGCTGGTCGTAGGGTTGCCGTTGCTTATGGACGGCAAGGAGCAGCCGCTGACGGGGGACGCGCGCCGCTTCATGCGGCAACTGCAAGGCCG comes from the Gammaproteobacteria bacterium genome and includes:
- a CDS encoding YqgE/AlgH family protein yields the protein MSAINLTNQLLIAMPALADPNFHRTVAYICAHNDEGAMGIVINRPLGLSLKDVLPQMDLKPANEAVGKTLIYGGGPVQTDRGFVLHEPKKSWDSSIKISEDIGMTTSRDILQAITEGRGPQRSLIALGYAGWDAGQLEQEIGENSWLNAPCDSSLIFKAPSEKRWAMAVESLGIDIGELSFQAGHA
- the ruvX gene encoding Holliday junction resolvase RuvX, yielding MENFPSRPGTLENDLTLLGLDYGRKRIGVAVGQTVTRTASPLTVLNVVKRRPDWNALSQLIRSWRPDALVVGLPLLMDGKEQPLTGDARRFMRQLQGRYGLPVYGVDERLSTIEARGWGRARRAALDAVAAQVILEAWLTGATAELPDA